The following are encoded together in the Pseudomonas xantholysinigenes genome:
- the rpoD gene encoding RNA polymerase sigma factor RpoD, protein MSGKAQQQSRIKELITRGREQGYLTYAEVNDHLPEDISDPEQVEDIIRMINDMGINVFESAPDADALLLAEADTDEAAAEEAAAALAAVETDIGRTTDPVRMYMREMGTVELLTREGEIEIAKRIEEGIREVMGAIAHFPGTVDYILGEYDRVTSEGGRLSDVLSGYIDPDDNIAAPTEEVPIPGAKAAAAKEEEDEDDENAESSDDEEEAESGPDPVVAAQRFGAVKDQLVDTLKVLKKHGRSHKDSIGAMQALADLFMPIKLVPKQFDALVERVRGALDRLRQQERAIMQLCVRDARMPRADFLRLFPSNETDQTWSGDLAKRNTKWAAALGEKDAAIVACQQKLIDLETETGLTVLEIKEINRRMSIGEAKARRAKKEMVEANLRLVISIAKKYTNRGLQFLDLIQEGNIGLMKAVDKFEYRRGYKFSTYATWWIRQAITRSIADQARTIRIPVHMIETINKLNRISRQMLQEMGREPTPEELGERMEMPEDKIRKVLKIAKEPISMETPIGDDEDSHLGDFIEDSTMQSPIDVATVESLKEATRDVLSGLTAREAKVLRMRFGIDMNTDHTLEEVGKQFDVTRERIRQIEAKALRKLRHPTRSEHLRSFLDE, encoded by the coding sequence ATGTCCGGAAAAGCGCAACAGCAATCTCGTATCAAAGAGTTGATCACCCGCGGTCGTGAGCAGGGCTACCTGACTTACGCGGAGGTCAACGACCACCTGCCTGAGGATATTTCAGATCCGGAACAGGTGGAAGACATCATCCGCATGATCAACGACATGGGGATCAACGTATTCGAGAGTGCTCCGGATGCGGATGCCCTGTTGTTGGCGGAAGCCGACACCGACGAAGCCGCAGCCGAAGAAGCCGCCGCAGCGTTGGCGGCAGTAGAGACCGATATCGGCCGCACGACCGACCCGGTGCGCATGTACATGCGCGAAATGGGTACCGTCGAGCTGCTGACCCGCGAAGGCGAGATCGAAATCGCCAAGCGTATCGAGGAAGGCATCCGTGAAGTCATGGGCGCCATCGCCCACTTCCCGGGCACTGTCGACTACATCCTCGGCGAATACGACCGCGTCACCAGCGAAGGTGGCCGTCTGTCCGATGTCCTCAGCGGTTACATCGACCCTGACGACAACATCGCCGCACCGACCGAAGAAGTGCCGATCCCTGGCGCCAAGGCCGCTGCCGCGAAGGAAGAAGAAGACGAAGACGACGAAAACGCCGAAAGCAGCGATGACGAGGAAGAGGCCGAAAGCGGTCCGGACCCGGTCGTCGCCGCGCAGCGCTTCGGCGCAGTCAAGGATCAGCTGGTCGACACCCTCAAGGTGCTGAAGAAGCACGGTCGCAGCCACAAGGACAGCATCGGCGCCATGCAAGCCCTGGCCGACCTGTTCATGCCGATCAAGCTGGTGCCGAAGCAGTTCGACGCCCTGGTCGAGCGCGTGCGCGGTGCCCTGGACCGTCTGCGCCAGCAAGAACGCGCCATCATGCAGCTGTGCGTGCGTGATGCGCGTATGCCGCGCGCCGACTTCCTGCGCCTGTTCCCGAGCAACGAGACCGACCAGACCTGGTCCGGCGACCTGGCCAAGCGCAACACCAAGTGGGCTGCCGCCCTGGGTGAGAAAGACGCCGCGATCGTCGCCTGCCAGCAGAAACTGATCGACCTCGAGACCGAGACCGGCCTGACCGTCCTCGAAATCAAGGAAATCAACCGTCGCATGTCCATCGGCGAGGCCAAGGCCCGTCGCGCCAAGAAAGAAATGGTCGAGGCGAACCTGCGTCTGGTGATCTCCATCGCCAAGAAGTACACCAACCGTGGCCTGCAGTTCCTCGATCTGATCCAGGAAGGCAACATCGGTCTGATGAAAGCGGTGGACAAGTTCGAATACCGTCGCGGCTACAAGTTCTCGACCTACGCCACCTGGTGGATTCGCCAGGCGATCACCCGCTCGATCGCCGACCAGGCGCGCACCATCCGTATCCCGGTGCACATGATCGAGACGATCAACAAGCTCAACCGTATTTCCCGGCAAATGCTCCAGGAAATGGGCCGTGAACCGACCCCGGAAGAGCTCGGCGAACGCATGGAGATGCCTGAGGACAAGATCCGCAAGGTATTGAAGATCGCCAAGGAGCCGATCTCCATGGAAACGCCGATCGGCGACGATGAAGACTCCCACCTGGGCGACTTCATCGAGGACTCCACCATGCAGTCCCCGATCGACGTGGCCACGGTCGAAAGCCTCAAGGAAGCGACCCGTGACGTGCTCTCGGGCCTGACCGCACGCGAAGCCAAGGTGCTGCGCATGCGTTTCGGCATCGACATGAACACCGACCACACCCTCGAGGAAGTCGGCAAGCAGTTCGACGTGACCCGCGAGCGGATCCGTCAGATCGAAGCCAAGGCGCTGCGCAAGCTGCGCCACCCGACGCGAAGCGAGCACCTGCGCTCGTTCCTCGACGAGTAA